A single window of Caldalkalibacillus uzonensis DNA harbors:
- a CDS encoding glycosyltransferase family 4 protein → MNWLFYFILPFLITLCITPLIKKLAIFIGATDRPNERKVHSKTMPRLGGLGIIVAVTLSTLFFTDLSQEPVKWIIMGSLFIGVVGILDDIYDLSVKTKLITQILAAMLVVHGGIRIEFINLPLIEDPVYFGNWSWIITIVWIVGVTNALNFIDGLDGLAAGVSSITLGTICIMALMMGNLLVFTFTLILLGATLGFLFHNFYPAKIFMGDSGSLYLGFYLGALSVLGFKNVTVTSFIIPILILGVPIFDTIFAIIRRFRSRQPITSPDKKHLHHCLINMGYSHRTAVLIIYGISSIFSLAAIFLTQTTMWIGNLLIISLVVFVMIGAEWTGVMGSTKKPFLNFLSHYLFRIPAKFKEHR, encoded by the coding sequence ATGAATTGGTTATTTTACTTTATATTACCTTTTTTGATCACTTTATGTATAACTCCCTTAATCAAAAAATTAGCCATCTTTATTGGTGCAACAGACCGCCCGAATGAGAGAAAGGTCCATAGTAAAACCATGCCAAGGTTAGGGGGCTTGGGAATTATTGTCGCTGTCACTTTATCTACCTTATTCTTTACGGACCTATCTCAAGAACCGGTAAAATGGATTATCATGGGCAGTCTTTTTATTGGTGTGGTGGGTATTCTGGATGACATATATGACCTCTCAGTTAAAACCAAACTAATAACTCAGATACTAGCTGCCATGCTTGTCGTCCACGGAGGTATACGAATAGAATTTATCAATTTGCCGCTTATCGAGGATCCGGTTTATTTTGGAAACTGGTCGTGGATCATAACCATTGTTTGGATTGTAGGTGTTACGAATGCATTAAATTTTATAGATGGCCTTGATGGATTAGCTGCTGGAGTCTCTTCCATTACATTAGGAACAATATGTATTATGGCCCTTATGATGGGTAACCTGTTAGTTTTTACATTTACCCTTATATTGCTAGGAGCAACACTTGGTTTCCTCTTCCATAATTTTTATCCGGCTAAAATTTTTATGGGGGACTCTGGTTCTCTTTATTTAGGCTTTTATTTAGGAGCTTTATCTGTCCTAGGTTTTAAAAATGTAACAGTCACTTCATTCATTATTCCCATTCTTATTTTAGGTGTGCCAATCTTTGATACGATATTCGCTATTATTCGGCGTTTTAGATCCAGACAACCTATTACATCACCAGATAAAAAACACTTGCACCACTGTCTTATAAATATGGGCTATTCCCATCGCACTGCAGTGCTAATTATTTATGGGATTAGCTCAATATTTAGCTTAGCAGCCATATTTCTAACTCAAACGACAATGTGGATTGGAAATCTTTTGATCATTTCATTGGTTGTATTTGTAATGATTGGAGCAGAATGGACAGGTGTTATGGGCAGCACAAAAAAGCCATTTTTAAACTTTCTCAGTCATTATCTCTTTCGAATTCCCGCTAAATTTAAGGAGCACCGTTGA